In the genome of Populus nigra chromosome 19, ddPopNigr1.1, whole genome shotgun sequence, the window CCAAGACCACCTCCAGAGTCATCTAGCGCTTTGTTGAAGTCTAGCCCATCACGGAGCAATAGTCAAGGGAGACTTACAAAAAAGTTAGCAATCTACTTgtgtttcattattttttttgctcctTTCTTGTTTAGGTTTCTAAGTTCagcattttaatttgtttgggttgtttcttattttccatgtactcttttaattttaatagagATATTCGAATGCATAAGCTAGTTTTTGAAGAAGAGGTCTTGCCAGATGGAACTGAAGTTGGATATTACTCTCAAGGAAAGGTGGTGCTACTATGATGACATGCCATAATTTGATAGATTTGATTTGTGTGTTGTTTTCTAAGTATAAATGTGTTGGGCAGAAATTGCTGGTAGGCTACAAGAAGGGATTTGGGATTTTCTGTTCATGCTGCAATTCTGAGGTAACTTTTCTTCTGCTGATTTTTTGTTAGCCTGAGTATTTATTCGGTCAGAGATctaatttttttgacatttaATGAGTAGGTTAGCCCTTCTCAATTTGAAGCTCATGCTGGTTGGGCATCACGTCGAAAACCGTGAGTATTTATATGTTCAAACTTGGGTGCCTTGAGCCTCCTGGCTCTGTATTATTGCTTGCAATGATGAGTAATATAAAAGTCCAAATGTTAAGCTTTTTATTCCACATGACATGATTTTATTGCTTTTGCAATGTTGGTTAATGATAAAAGttcaagatttaattattttattccacATGGCATGGTTTTAATTAGGGGTGTTCATGGGTCGGGTCGGGTCGGGTTGATACCTATAATTGCATGCAACCCAACTTCTGATATTTTACAAATTGTAGACCCAACCCATTCAAAAAATCTTTGGACCCGAGTGTGTTGGATATATCTGGTTGAGCTAAATTTTGTGGATATTATAGATATATGCGGGTTGAGCATATAAATTCCCTTATTcattgctgattctaaaaaaaatacactttcaaAAGCATAAAATTATTTGTCTTTAATCACAATTGATATTGCAATGTGTTTTACAGTAACTGAAACATATAGTTAgcactaaacataaaaaaatgatatattgaaatataagatgaaaaaataatatataaaaaaaatgaagagagaaaaggacactatatatatatatatatattgagtatTAGGGTTACTCACTAACTAAATAGGTTATGCAGGTTGGGTCGGGTTGGGCggtttttaaaaatctcaacccGCATCCGACTTGTAATATCCATTTATTCGGTTTTTTGACCCACTATTATTTGTAATATCCACATCAACCAACTTTGACGGGTTGAGTCGGTTCATATAATGCAAACATTACAgatgactcggttttttttaacaccctAGTTTTAATATCTGATTGCTGGTAGGAGTTTTTGGGAAATTTAgacaaataacaaattatttctttatctcccttttcatttcattatttcCTCTTGACTGAACTTTTGTTTGGACAGTTACCTACACATTTACACATCCAATGGCGTGTCTCTTCATGAATTAGCAATATCTCTATCAAAATGTCGGAGGCACTCTACCAAGGAGAATGATGACCTGTGCCAGATCTGTAGAGATGGTGGGAAACTATTGTGTTGTGATGTATGCCCAAGAGCTTTTCACCAAGGTGAACTTTTACTTAGAATATTGCTCTTATCGTtgatgtaattaattaagatgaaCTGCACTATTTTGCTCTGGAACTGGTATCTCCGGAATAAGATAGGTGCGATGAGATTGGATTCTTAGAAAAGAGAAGTTACATCCTGAGAAAATAGACAAGGTAGAGCAGGTACAGGACAGATGTAATTATCATGAAATAATGTAAAACTGGAAGTATTTGCTGAGGAGAGTGTCAAAACTTTTCATAGGTTAGCAGGGTGTCTAGCTTACACTACGGATTGTATAAAATCATATAACAGTGCATTGATAGGTTAGATGTATGCTTTTTTCTGTTGGCTCTTTATTGAGACGCAGTTAGATGGATTTGGcttcaattttttgttctttatataCTCCCAAATGGCTGCAATGTATCAGTTAAAAGCATTATGATGATACTGAGTTATTTAATATACcaagaaataaaagagataagTGCTTTACTAACTCTTGAGTTGTCAAGGATACCTGTGTCTTTGTTTCTGAAACATTATAGATCATAATACTAATTGGATCTGGATACTGATCTCTGGTATGCAGTTTAAGTAGGCTGTCTTGGTCCTGTAACCACCTCATCCCCCTACTGATTATCCTATGCACTGCTTCTTATAATCCTTTATATTAAGCTCCACACTGTGGAAGTTTGTCACTGTTAATGTTGTTTAATCAAAATGAAGATGAATCAATATATGTCTATCGCAGACTTATCCGTTATGGATGCCATTAGATTCGAGTcaacctttatatttttttatatcagcatctTTCAAATACCAACATAATTGTTTCTTGTGAAAACTTGCCCCTTAATTCTGGCCATTCAACATGACAAATGATTTCATGTATTTACATTGTCACAATTCCATCATAGATATTGGTAGACCTGCTATAACGCCCCTCACCTGATGAGTATGACTAATGTTGGCATTGGTCAACAACTATCACTTTCAACTATCACTAGATGTCAACTATCATCACTTTCTACTATCATTACATAAAGAAAGAGATTCTATACTCTTTCAGCACCTGTGATTTTGGAGATTTGTTTGTTAAGTATGAAGTTGCAGTGGCTTAGGTGGTATTTGCAGAGACTATGGTACCATGGGCCCAGAGTTGGTTAGAAGATTGGGAATAGGAAAAGACAAGGTGTCAGGAACTCATTGTTATGAGTAAAAAGCGAGAGCTTCTAGCCATGGAAATTTGATGTTATTGTAAGCAAGAAAAGAGACAGAATATATGCCGAAATGTCACACACTTCACTTTTGCATGAGATATATTTTTGAAAGGCACTTGCTTCTAAACAAAGTGTGGGAGTGGTCTTTCTCATTTGCACTGTATCATTATACCTACTTTCGTGCATAAATATATACACAATTTCATGTGTCTGCATGTTCAGGCAAGTGTGTACGCATGCATGTTTTCATCTAGCATCAATCTCAAACTAATCTGCTGGTTCAAGCTGTATCTTGGAATGCGAATGAAAAACTAGGATTGTAAATATGGATTTCAGCTTTCTTTATTTGGTCAGCATGTGCAATCTACTTATAATTTGATGAATTACCACTCTTTGTTTgtgtataatatttaattatgccATGCAGAATGTCTCTCTCTACCTTCAATTCCTAAGGGTAAATGGTACTGCAAATATTGCCTGAATacttttgagaaagaaaaatttgtGGAGCGGAATGCCAATGCAATAGCGGCAGGAAGGGTTGCAGGAACTGATCCAATAGAACAAATAACCAGGCGATGCATTCGTATTGTCAAAACTTTTGAGGCTGAAGTTGGTGGATGTGTTTTCTGCAGGTTGAGTTAATTGGTCCTCTAGAATATGATTGAACTTTTTGTCTGTTTGTCTTGTTCTGTAAGAGTTTGGGTGTTTGGTTGCTATGTTTAGCACTGATCTGTGCAGTTCTCTCTCACTTTTTcctgttgtaattttttaacatatttttaacctTTGCAGAGGTCATGATTTTGAAAGAACTTTTGGTCCTCGCACTGTGATTATCTGTGATCAGGTATGTTCTGCAAATCAAATTGTACATGTAGTTTAAAAACAATTGGCCTCTACTTCtgtattttgttatttgtgttttttatttcaggCTTGCACTAATATGTGCTTGATTTCTGCAGTGTGAGAAGGAGTTCCATGTTGGCTGTTTAAAGGAACATCAGATGCAAGATCTGAAGGCAATATGTGTTCTTATCActcaaaatcaagtttttattcAATGTAAAAAATGCTGACTTGAATTGTTCAACAGGAGTTGCCAACAGGAAAGTGGTTCTGTTGCACTGGATGTGAAAGAATTCATTCTGCGTTGCAGAAATTGGTTAACCGTGGGGAAGAGAAGCTTCCTGATTCTTCCCTGAATTTTATAAAGAAGAAGCACGAGGAAAGTGCCTCGAGTGATGGTGGTGATGATATAAGATGGAGGCTTCTTAGTAAGAAAACAGATCCTTCTGATGTTACTGAATCCCTACTGTCTGAGGCTGTTGCCATTTTCCATGTGAGTCCTGTGTTGAGAATAATCCTGGATGTTCATAATTGTGCCAGAAACATTTTGCTCTTCACTGTGTTAACTTTCACATAACACTTTCTGTTATTTTTGTGGAATGCTGCTTAAGAAGGTCTACAACTGCAGTTGCAGTTTTAGTTCTGTTCAATTTTAAATACTCCTGTCCATTCCTTGTAATGAACAAGGAGGAAGCTTCGATGCTACTAAGCactaacttttctttctttcttttttcctggaCTTCAGGAGCGCTTTGCTCCAATAACTGTGGATAAGTCCAAACGTAAACGTGATGACCATGACTTCATTCCGTCCATGGTTAAAGGGTAAGCAGTTCTGCATACTTTGTGGGTGCAAAAAGTACATGtatattattctctttttttgttattatgtaAAAATGTTAGAACTCTATAGTGTCTTTCTGCATGGTTATTTATATTTGTGCCAAATCATTCGTGTGACTAAGTTAATTGTTTTGGCAGCGGGGACATGAAAGGGCAGGATCTAGGTGGCATGTACTGTGCTGTATTGCTGGTTAAGTAAGAATTATCGATGAACCTTTCCTACATTATTTTGTAGAACATCTAATTTTACACACTGAGAAATTTTACATGCCATGCAGCCATGAGGTAGTGTCAGCGGCAGTCATGAGAATTTTTGGCCAGGAACTGGCTGAGCTGCCTATAGTTGCAACAAGTAGCAAATCGCAAGGACAGGTAATAGGCACTATCGACACTTTATTTTACCATAGATGTGTTGATGAACTTGTATTTTGTTTGTACTTTTGCAATTATagcctaattaatttttatacgaGAAAACTTTTCCGACTGAAAAACATGTATTCTCTCTCTATCTGCAGGGTTATTTTCAGACATTGTTTACTTGTATTGAAAAGCTACTTGGGTTTCTCAATGTGAAGAATCTTGTACTTCCTGCAGCTGAAGAAGTTGAATCTATTTGGACAAACAAATTTGGGTTTAGCACGATAACTCAAGATGAGGTACGGGTGTTTTTTATGCTTCATGCATGCCTGCGTGCGCACCCACCCACCTTATGTATTATTGACAAATGCTTGTGTTGCTGTATTGCAGCTGATGGAATACAGGAAAAGTTATCAGATAATGGAGTTTCAAGGGTCGCTAATGCTGCAAAAGCCGGTTCCCAAGTGCCGAGTTGTCGGTAAATCAGAAGGCGGCTGAATGTCAGGGTGCTTTTAGTTGATGACAACAATTTTTTTGACGGCCTTTCCCTTCTGTACAGGATATCTTTATTAGGCATCTGTGTAcagtaaaaaataacttaagatATTCTCATAGTTGGAGCAGCTCACAGGCTGTTATAATTCTTTTTGTAGAATTaaacaggaaggaaaaaaaaagggggggattTTAGAAAGTTGATTAGATATACAGAATTAGGGAGCAGCTTGCGTGTGTCCAAAATTTTGAAGTATCTAAAAATTGATTTCAGAAGCTGAAGCTGCTTTTGTTGctttcaaataattttgtttcaagcTTTGTGTTAGGGCAACTTGCTGTCCAAAATTTAGTGCTAGTAATCCTCCTTTAGcataaaattcaacattaaaataCAGTCTCCCAGTTGTGAAGTGCAAAtagataaaaactaaattagtaATCCTACTGttttttctctccctttttttattGCCTTCTAATTTAACTATtcaatatttgaataatattaacattttaataatattgaattagttattataatttatttcggtttgtttttctataagattattataattataattttaaataaatatcttgatatttagTGTTTGATTTTAAGTTATGATGTTTGGgacaatttaatatgttatcttaatattaaaaaaagcttttttagagtaaaaccatagttatcaaacccaaTTTAGGGTTGACCCTACCAAGAGGGCAGGTTTTGGGTTACACGAGTTGACTTGGGTCAACctgtgttaatttaaaaaaaaattaaaaaaaaaaatttaaattataatattttatataaaaaaattaaaaaacaattcgtGCGAATATAagctatacatgttgtaaataatgaaattaaaaaaattatttcaaaagatgTTTTATATCACatcaaaaagatattattttatcattttaaaatgaaatatttaaatcaaaaatttttttttatcttacattgaaaaaatataatatttttttttattataaacataGCGTATATATACTAAATTGCTTCAAATCgtccattgaaaaaataatttttttcttgtaaacttaaaatatatatactaaaagactACAAattctacattgaaaaaaataaaatattcttttagtatttatatagtgattttttaaaatgattaataaccaactaaaaaatatatataaaaaaaggtctctaactaggagaaaaaacatatttgaaaaaaatagagtcTCTATGAGGTCGCCTCAGTTTGATCGTTTTTTTTGCTCTTATCGATCTTTCATCTTACTCGGATTTGTCCAGCAATCGAGTTCAGAGTCAACTCGCCGAGCCAGtccaagtttaataattgtgagtaaaactatatttttttactagttgttcgagttgtttttaaatttgctAAGTCGATTGAGTCATACCAAGGTAACTTCCATTTGTAGATTTTAAGGCTGACtcagtttaataacaatacaaaataattcatctgagagtattttttttatctttattgttttttatatgaaccACAACATAGTATCAtccaataaattattatatatactaGTTTATTGGCTGCTCTATCATTATAgctttgataacaaaaaaaaaaagtgtaaaaaaataatatatagaccattaaaaactttttaacattgtcatcaaactcagtataatagttcaagtttaaaaaatcatgacccGACTATTTTCTTAGcatgagttttaaattaaatcgtgTCAGAGTTGCCTTGACTTAACATTATTCACAAGGTGGGTTCAAAAAACAAGTCAACCTAATACTTacggataaaaataaataaataactcatATTAAagaatgtaattgaaaaaatataaaaaaataaaaaaacaagtaaaaaatcttttattacacgataaaaaatacaaaaatcaatttattatcaactcaatactaaataataaaattaaataaaaataatatattaaatgataaaaattaaaaaaaaaagaggggcaAAACAcccaaagaaataaaaatcacatcttaaataataaaattaaaaatataatcaaaacattacgagaaaaaaaccaaaaaaaatctaaatagcTAGTACAAAAACTTGAAGCGTCTATAACAACAAAGCCCAAACTTTCAAATCTAggtaaataactttatttttttaaaaaaacttaaaattaataaaataaatccccACCTCAGATTCATGACCTCATTATTTCCATGCATTAACCATTGAACTACATATAactaaatgattaaaaaaatgttaatattaattattgtttttataaacaattaaaCCAACCAAAGCAGTAGTAATGTAATATAGTTGGAATACATATCAGTTTGATTTCAGGTTtgtctttaataaaaaaaaaaagagttgtaaATGTGGATGATGAACACGACGAGACTATAATCATTGGTATGgcaatttctttattaaaaaaaataaaataatttttaagggtGTGTAAGAGTtggttttaaccttttttttattaaaattaatagttatttttttgaattaatattaaaaataaattttaaaaattaaaaaaaatatattattttatataaaaaatatttttaaaaacaactgaTACTTCTCTTCCAAACATCATCATACTCTCCTTTACTTTAATTTAAGCAGCCCTGAAATGATAAGACAAAAGCGGgagaaattcaaaattcaaaattcaaaattcaaaaacgcCCCCTCCTTcttttccaaataaataaataaataaatttaaaaaacattaacaggAAGCAGAGCATAATTACTTTCCGATAATACCCCCACATAAATAGTTACTACCATATTGTGCATATAGAGCTCCTCTCCTCAGATACGCTCTCTCACATTTTTGTCGTCCTCTTCCTCTCCTTTCACTctctggtgcattacacaacgAGTTATTAtctctcaatgttttttttttagctaaaattgtttaaatttcttatttttgaaacgaattgttcattttattttcgcAGATCGAGACAAAATAGTGGAGTAACttcttgaagcaaaaaaaaaaaaaaactctcttaaAAATGGGTCAGATCCAGTACTCCGAGAAGTATTTCGATGACACTTTTGAGTACAGgtatttcttcttctacttATTGCTACTATTATTtcattgattattattattattattattatggtcgCCGCGGCCATTATTATTAAGTTTTGTTTGGATtggcagatttttttttttaatttttcttaatcgTACAGGCATGTGGTGCTTCCTCCTGAAGTCGCCAAACTTCTCCCTAAGAATCGCCTCCTCTCTGAAGTAAGTTTTTCCaattcttagggttttttttttattagggtttgattttgtaattttttttcttttttgttaactGTAAAACAGTATTTAAAAATTCGGAAATAATTGAAAtacgtttttttaattgatgacgTGAGTTCGTTGAAAGAATTAATGAAAGGTTTAGGGgtgaaatttgaaaatatttttttttgtagaatgaGTGGCGTGCGATTGGAGTTCAACAAAGCCGTGGGTGGGTCCATTACGCGATCCATCGCCCGGAGCCACACATTATGCTGTTTAGGAGGCCTTTGAACTTTCAGCAGCAACAGGAGAATCAAGTTCTTGCTAAGTGATTAGGTTTTAAGCCGAATACTTATATCTTATCATCataatcatcattattattataatagctGAAGAAATACCAAAAATGGAAATACTTTGGTTTATGCTCTGCGTAAACGATTTGGGATTTTCTAGTATCGTGTTGTGATTCTCTCTTGTGGAGAATTTTGTCTTCAgggtttgtttctttctttcttttatgtgttGTTTGATGACGTTGTGGGCACTGGTTAATTAGATGTTGATGGAAGTCTAATGATGGGTTGTTGTAGATattcttctctgtttttgtgGTTGCTACTGCAAGTCTCAGTTTAGATAATTGTCTTTGTTGGTGTGTGgatggatattttttataatgtgatGTGTGATTGAACTGTAGTTTCTTGACAACGGTATGCACTATCATTAGGGGTGGAGGAAATACTAGCCTGGAAAATCTAGTTGAAGGTTGGCATGAGAAGTAAAGAATTTAAGGCGGCATGCCTTGTTCTGAGTATGTTTCTTACTGAGATTAAGGTATCCAGTGTTTCTGTGGTGCCCTTCATTTTGTTGCCTTGTTGGAAGGAGAGATTGTTAATGCAGATTGTTTCTGGTGTTCtgtaattgttgttgttgtggtggATTAGGAGTATCTATACTAGAATTCAACATGACCCTCCTTCACAATAGATCGTGGACGATGGATTTGGTAAGAAGCATCCATTTCGATAATGAAGAAGCTTTTGCTCAAGATGTGAGTCTTGGTTATGGATGGTGGATTTGATGAGATCTTTAGCAT includes:
- the LOC133680312 gene encoding uncharacterized protein LOC133680312 isoform X2, translated to MANGTDAKDAAVAKVRPGHKREFEFAFRAHSEICGSLGRTRSSRVSSSPGNNGSNGNNSKKLKSSGRKKGGLLEKGEGVAVIDLEEARVESLAPLFNNNGDGEIVEVKEFEEAKEKEVECEEKNNELVPVLMDGVMAESGVIENKGGGEVKEGDKVHACEEGSSGLVLIDEDSKATVNRFLESKSGCELKKDDACEEGTSGLSSVSVKNDEGGYVNASFQPVVVNDDSKCEVEEEKPFRRFTRSALKPKIEPLDISSSDGVKVDDTGSSSVAAITTTPTKMFAIDGLKKFPTKLKDLLDSGILEGQKVKYLRGPKVRGPGEKGLHGVVKESGILCFCDDCKGKEVVTPTIFELHAGSANKRPPEYIFLENGNTLRDVMNACKNSSLDILDEAIRLSIGFTPSKKSNFCLSCRGPGIRKSKVLCSQCLELKDSQSILAPETDTKERTPRPPPESSSALLKSSPSRSNSQGRLTKKDIRMHKLVFEEEVLPDGTEVGYYSQGKKLLVGYKKGFGIFCSCCNSEVSPSQFEAHAGWASRRKPYLHIYTSNGVSLHELAISLSKCRRHSTKENDDLCQICRDGGKLLCCDVCPRAFHQECLSLPSIPKGKWYCKYCLNTFEKEKFVERNANAIAAGRVAGTDPIEQITRRCIRIVKTFEAEVGGCVFCRGHDFERTFGPRTVIICDQCEKEFHVGCLKEHQMQDLKELPTGKWFCCTGCERIHSALQKLVNRGEEKLPDSSLNFIKKKHEESASSDGGDDIRWRLLSKKTDPSDVTESLLSEAVAIFHERFAPITVDKSKRKRDDHDFIPSMVKGGDMKGQDLGGMYCAVLLVNHEVVSAAVMRIFGQELAELPIVATSSKSQGQGYFQTLFTCIEKLLGFLNVKNLVLPAAEEVESIWTNKFGFSTITQDELMEYRKSYQIMEFQGSLMLQKPVPKCRVVGKSEGG
- the LOC133680312 gene encoding uncharacterized protein LOC133680312 isoform X1, producing MANGTDAKDAAVAKVRPGHKREFEFAFRAHSEICGSLGRTRSSRVSSSPGNNGSNGNNSKKLKSSGRKKGGLLEKGEGVAVIDLEEARVESLAPLFNNNGDGEIVEVKEFEEAKEKEVECEEKNNELVPVLMDGVMAESGVIENKGGGEVKEGDKVHACEEGSSGLVLIDEDSKATVNRFLESKSGCELKKDDACEEGTSGLSSVSVKNDEGGYVNASFQPVVVNDDSKCEVEEEKPFRRFTRSALKPKIEPLDISSSDGVKVDDTGSSSVAAITTTPTKMFAIDGLKKFPTKLKDLLDSGILEGQKVKYLRGPKVRGPGEKGLHGVVKESGILCFCDDCKGKEVVTPTIFELHAGSANKRPPEYIFLENGNTLRDVMNACKNSSLDILDEAIRLSIGFTPSKKSNFCLSCRGSITGPGIRKSKVLCSQCLELKDSQSILAPETDTKERTPRPPPESSSALLKSSPSRSNSQGRLTKKDIRMHKLVFEEEVLPDGTEVGYYSQGKKLLVGYKKGFGIFCSCCNSEVSPSQFEAHAGWASRRKPYLHIYTSNGVSLHELAISLSKCRRHSTKENDDLCQICRDGGKLLCCDVCPRAFHQECLSLPSIPKGKWYCKYCLNTFEKEKFVERNANAIAAGRVAGTDPIEQITRRCIRIVKTFEAEVGGCVFCRGHDFERTFGPRTVIICDQCEKEFHVGCLKEHQMQDLKELPTGKWFCCTGCERIHSALQKLVNRGEEKLPDSSLNFIKKKHEESASSDGGDDIRWRLLSKKTDPSDVTESLLSEAVAIFHERFAPITVDKSKRKRDDHDFIPSMVKGGDMKGQDLGGMYCAVLLVNHEVVSAAVMRIFGQELAELPIVATSSKSQGQGYFQTLFTCIEKLLGFLNVKNLVLPAAEEVESIWTNKFGFSTITQDELMEYRKSYQIMEFQGSLMLQKPVPKCRVVGKSEGG
- the LOC133679375 gene encoding cyclin-dependent kinases regulatory subunit 1; translated protein: MGQIQYSEKYFDDTFEYRHVVLPPEVAKLLPKNRLLSENEWRAIGVQQSRGWVHYAIHRPEPHIMLFRRPLNFQQQQENQVLAK